A single window of Callithrix jacchus isolate 240 chromosome 6, calJac240_pri, whole genome shotgun sequence DNA harbors:
- the RETREG2 gene encoding reticulophagy regulator 2 isoform X3, translating into MISYIVLLSILLWPLVVYHELIQRMYTRLEPLLMQLDYSMKAEANALHHKHDKRKRQGKNAPPGGDEPLAETESESEAELAGFSPVVDVKKTALALAITDSELSDEEASILESGGFSVSRATTPQLTDVSEDLDQQSLPSEPEETLSRDLGEGEEAELAPPEDLLGRPQALSRQALDSEEEEEDVAAKETLLRLSSPLHFVNTHFNGAGSPSDGVKCTPGGPVETLSPETVSGDLTALPSTLSPPLCLAESDPAPSPSPSILPPVSQDSPQPLPAPEEEEALTTEDFELLDQGELEQLNAELGLEPETPPKPPDAPPLGPDTHSLVQSDQEARAVAEP; encoded by the exons ATGATTTCCTACATTGTCT TGTTGAGTATCCTGCTGTGGCCCCTGGTGGTTTATCATGAGCTGATCCAGAGGATGTACACTCGCTTGGAGCCCCTGCTCATGCAGCTGGACTACAGTATGAAGGCAGAAGCCAATGCCTTACATCACAAACACGACAAGAGGA AGCGGCAGGGGAAGAATGCACCCCCAGGAGGTGATGAGCCACtggcagagacagagagtgaaAGCGAGGCAGAGCTGGCTGGCTTCTCCCCAGTG GTGGATGTGAAGAAAACAGCATTGGCTTTGGCCATTACAGACTCAGAGCTGTCAGATGAGGAGGCTTCTATCTTGGAGAGTGGTGGCTTCTCTGTATCCCGGGCCACAACTCCGCAACTGACTGATGTCTCTGAGG ATTTGGACCAGCAGAGCCTGCCAAGTGAGCCAGAGGAGACCCTAAGCCGGGAcctaggagagggagaggaggcagagctggCTCCTCCTGAAGACCTACTGGGCCGTCCTCAAGCCCTGTCAAGGCAAGCCCTGGActcagaggaagaggaagaagatgtgGCAGCTAAAGAAACCTTGCTTCGGCTCTCATCCCCCCTTCACTTTGTGAACACGCACTTCAATGGGGCAGGGTCCCCTTCAGATGGAGTGAAATGCACCCCTGGAGGACCAGTGGAGACACTGAGCCCCGAGACAGTGAGTGGTGACCTCACTGCTCTGCCCAGCACCCTGTCACCCCCACTTTGCCTTGCTGAAAGTGACCcggccccctccccctccccctccattCTCCCACCTGTTTCCCAGGACtcaccccagcccctgcctgcccctgaggaagaagaggcacTCACCACTGAGGACTTTGAGTTGCTGGATCAGGGGGAGCTGGAGCAGCTGAATGCAGAGCTGGGCTTGGAGCCAGAGACACCCCCAAAACCCCCTGATGCTCCACCCCTGGGGCCTGACACCCATTCTCTGGTACAGTCAGACCAAGAAGCTCGGGCTGTGGCAGAGCCATGA
- the RETREG2 gene encoding reticulophagy regulator 2 isoform X4, giving the protein MISYIVLLSILLWPLVVYHELIQRMYTRLEPLLMQLDYSMKAEANALHHKHDKRKRQGKNAPPGGDEPLAETESESEAELAGFSPVVDVKKTALALAITDSELSDEEASILESGGFSVSRATTPQLTDVSEDLDQQSLPSEPEETLSRDLGEGEEAELAPPEDLLGRPQALSRQALDSEEEEEDVAAKETLLRLSSPLHFVNTHFNGAGSPSDGVKCTPGGPVETLSPETDSPQPLPAPEEEEALTTEDFELLDQGELEQLNAELGLEPETPPKPPDAPPLGPDTHSLVQSDQEARAVAEP; this is encoded by the exons ATGATTTCCTACATTGTCT TGTTGAGTATCCTGCTGTGGCCCCTGGTGGTTTATCATGAGCTGATCCAGAGGATGTACACTCGCTTGGAGCCCCTGCTCATGCAGCTGGACTACAGTATGAAGGCAGAAGCCAATGCCTTACATCACAAACACGACAAGAGGA AGCGGCAGGGGAAGAATGCACCCCCAGGAGGTGATGAGCCACtggcagagacagagagtgaaAGCGAGGCAGAGCTGGCTGGCTTCTCCCCAGTG GTGGATGTGAAGAAAACAGCATTGGCTTTGGCCATTACAGACTCAGAGCTGTCAGATGAGGAGGCTTCTATCTTGGAGAGTGGTGGCTTCTCTGTATCCCGGGCCACAACTCCGCAACTGACTGATGTCTCTGAGG ATTTGGACCAGCAGAGCCTGCCAAGTGAGCCAGAGGAGACCCTAAGCCGGGAcctaggagagggagaggaggcagagctggCTCCTCCTGAAGACCTACTGGGCCGTCCTCAAGCCCTGTCAAGGCAAGCCCTGGActcagaggaagaggaagaagatgtgGCAGCTAAAGAAACCTTGCTTCGGCTCTCATCCCCCCTTCACTTTGTGAACACGCACTTCAATGGGGCAGGGTCCCCTTCAGATGGAGTGAAATGCACCCCTGGAGGACCAGTGGAGACACTGAGCCCCGAGACA GACtcaccccagcccctgcctgcccctgaggaagaagaggcacTCACCACTGAGGACTTTGAGTTGCTGGATCAGGGGGAGCTGGAGCAGCTGAATGCAGAGCTGGGCTTGGAGCCAGAGACACCCCCAAAACCCCCTGATGCTCCACCCCTGGGGCCTGACACCCATTCTCTGGTACAGTCAGACCAAGAAGCTCGGGCTGTGGCAGAGCCATGA